Proteins found in one Streptococcus criceti HS-6 genomic segment:
- the rplC gene encoding 50S ribosomal protein L3, giving the protein MTKGILGKKVGMTQIFTESGEFIPVTVIEAAPNVVLQVKTVETDGYAAVQVGFDDKREVLSNKPAKGHVAKANTAPKRFIREFKNIEGLEVGSELTVEQFEAGDVVDVTGTTKGKGFQGAIKRHGQSRGPMAHGSRYHRRPGSMGPVAPNRVFKNKHLAGRMGGNRVTIQNLEVAQVIPEKNVILIKGNVPGAKKSLITIKTAVKAAK; this is encoded by the coding sequence ATGACAAAAGGAATCTTAGGGAAAAAAGTGGGAATGACTCAAATCTTCACTGAATCTGGTGAATTTATCCCTGTTACTGTCATCGAAGCGGCACCAAATGTTGTGCTTCAAGTGAAAACTGTTGAAACTGATGGCTATGCTGCAGTTCAAGTTGGTTTTGATGACAAGCGTGAAGTGTTGAGCAACAAACCTGCCAAAGGCCATGTGGCGAAAGCTAACACAGCTCCTAAGCGCTTCATTCGTGAATTCAAAAACATTGAAGGCTTGGAAGTTGGTTCAGAATTGACCGTTGAACAATTCGAAGCTGGAGATGTTGTTGATGTAACTGGTACAACTAAAGGTAAAGGTTTCCAAGGTGCTATCAAGCGTCACGGTCAATCGCGTGGTCCTATGGCGCATGGTTCTCGTTATCACCGCCGTCCTGGTTCAATGGGGCCTGTTGCCCCTAACCGTGTTTTCAAGAATAAACACTTGGCTGGACGCATGGGTGGTAACCGTGTAACTATTCAAAACCTTGAAGTTGCACAAGTCATCCCAGAGAAAAACGTTATCTTGATCAAAGGTAATGTCCCAGGTGCTAAGAAATCTCTTATCACTATCAAGACGGCAGTAAAGGCTGCTAAATAA
- the rplD gene encoding 50S ribosomal protein L4, with amino-acid sequence MANVKLFDQTGKEVSTVELNDAVFGIEPNESVVFDVVISQRASLRQGTHAVKNRSAVSGGGRKPWRQKGNGRARQGSIRAPQWRGGGVVFGPTPRSYAYKFPQKVRRLALKSVLSAKVAEEKLVAVDALSFAAPKTAEFAKVLSALGIDSKVLVVLEEGNNAAALSARNLPNVTVATAATASVLDIINADKLLVTKEAISTIEEVLA; translated from the coding sequence ATGGCAAACGTAAAACTATTTGACCAAACTGGTAAGGAGGTTAGCACAGTTGAATTGAACGACGCTGTCTTCGGTATCGAACCAAACGAATCAGTAGTATTCGACGTCGTAATCAGCCAACGTGCTAGTCTTCGCCAAGGTACTCATGCGGTTAAAAACCGCTCGGCAGTATCTGGCGGTGGTCGTAAGCCATGGCGCCAAAAAGGAAATGGACGTGCGCGTCAAGGTTCTATTCGTGCACCACAATGGCGTGGTGGTGGCGTTGTCTTCGGTCCAACTCCACGTTCATACGCTTACAAATTCCCACAAAAAGTTCGTCGCCTTGCTTTGAAATCAGTCCTTTCAGCTAAAGTCGCTGAAGAAAAGCTGGTTGCTGTGGACGCTCTTTCGTTTGCAGCACCAAAAACTGCTGAATTTGCAAAGGTTCTTAGCGCACTTGGCATTGATTCAAAGGTACTTGTTGTTTTGGAAGAAGGAAATAACGCTGCTGCTCTGTCGGCTCGCAACCTTCCCAACGTAACTGTTGCTACGGCAGCAACTGCAAGTGTTCTTGATATCATAAATGCAGACAAACTTCTTGTTACTAAAGAAGCTATCTCTACAATCGAGGAGGTTCTTGCATAA
- a CDS encoding 50S ribosomal protein L23 → MNLYDVIKKPVITEKSMLDLENGKYTFEVDTRAHKLLIKQAIEAAFDGVKVASVNTVNVKPKQKRVGRYTGFTSKTKKAIVTLTADSKAIELFAAEAE, encoded by the coding sequence ATGAACTTGTATGACGTAATCAAAAAACCTGTTATCACTGAAAAGTCAATGCTTGACTTGGAAAACGGAAAATATACATTTGAAGTTGATACACGTGCTCACAAATTGCTCATCAAGCAAGCTATCGAAGCTGCTTTTGATGGTGTAAAAGTTGCCAGTGTCAACACTGTAAATGTGAAGCCAAAACAAAAACGTGTTGGCCGTTACACAGGATTTACAAGTAAAACTAAAAAAGCTATCGTTACTCTTACAGCTGACTCAAAAGCAATTGAGTTGTTCGCAGCTGAAGCTGAATAA
- the rplB gene encoding 50S ribosomal protein L2: MGIKVFKPTTNGRRNMTSLDFAEITTNTPEKSLLVSLNKTAGRNNNGRITVRHHGGGHKRHYRIIDFKRNKDGVEAVVKTIEYDPNRTANIALVHYTDGVKAYIIAPKGLEVGQRIVSGPDADIKVGNALPLANIPVGTIVHNIELKPGKGGELVRAAGASAQVLGQEGKYVLVRLQSGEVRMILGTCRATVGVVGNEQQSLINLGKAGRNRWKGVRPTVRGSVMNPNDHPHGGGEGKAPVGRKAPSTPWGKPALGLKTRSKKAKSNKLIVRRRNEK, encoded by the coding sequence GTGGGTATTAAAGTTTTTAAACCAACAACAAATGGCCGTCGTAATATGACTTCTTTGGATTTTGCAGAAATCACTACAAACACTCCTGAGAAATCATTGCTTGTCTCGTTGAACAAGACTGCTGGTCGTAACAATAATGGCCGTATCACGGTTCGCCACCACGGTGGAGGGCACAAACGCCACTATCGTATTATCGACTTTAAACGTAATAAAGATGGTGTTGAAGCCGTTGTTAAAACAATTGAGTACGATCCAAATCGTACCGCTAACATCGCTCTTGTTCACTACACTGACGGTGTGAAAGCTTATATCATTGCCCCTAAGGGTCTTGAAGTTGGTCAACGCATCGTATCTGGACCAGATGCTGATATCAAAGTTGGTAATGCTTTGCCATTGGCAAATATTCCAGTTGGTACCATCGTCCACAACATTGAATTGAAACCTGGTAAAGGCGGAGAACTTGTTCGTGCGGCTGGTGCGTCAGCTCAAGTACTTGGTCAAGAAGGTAAATACGTTCTTGTTCGTCTTCAATCTGGCGAAGTTCGTATGATTCTTGGAACTTGCCGTGCGACCGTTGGGGTTGTTGGTAATGAACAACAATCATTGATTAACCTTGGTAAGGCTGGACGCAATCGCTGGAAAGGCGTTCGCCCAACTGTCCGCGGTTCAGTTATGAACCCTAATGATCACCCTCACGGTGGTGGTGAAGGTAAAGCGCCAGTCGGACGTAAAGCGCCATCTACTCCTTGGGGTAAACCTGCGCTTGGTCTTAAGACACGTAGCAAGAAGGCTAAATCAAATAAACTTATTGTTCGTCGTCGTAACGAAAAATAA
- the rpsS gene encoding 30S ribosomal protein S19 produces the protein MGRSLKKGPFVDEHLMKKVEAQANEEKKKVIKTWSRRSTIFPSFIGYTIAVYDGRKHVPVYIQEDMVGHKLGEFAPTRTYKGHATDDKRTR, from the coding sequence ATGGGACGCAGTCTTAAAAAAGGACCTTTCGTTGATGAGCACTTGATGAAAAAGGTTGAGGCTCAAGCCAACGAAGAAAAGAAGAAAGTTATCAAAACTTGGTCACGTCGTTCAACGATTTTCCCAAGTTTTATCGGTTATACAATTGCTGTTTATGATGGACGTAAACACGTACCAGTTTACATCCAAGAGGACATGGTAGGTCACAAGCTTGGTGAATTTGCACCAACACGTACTTACAAAGGTCACGCAACAGACGATAAGAGAACTCGTTAA
- the rplV gene encoding 50S ribosomal protein L22 has product MAEITSAKAMARTVRVSPRKTRLVLDLIRGKDVADAIAILKFTPNKAASVVEKVLNSAIANAENNFGLEKANLVVSETFANEGPTMKRFRPRAKGSASPINKRTTHVTVVVAEK; this is encoded by the coding sequence ATGGCAGAAATTACTTCAGCTAAAGCAATGGCTCGTACAGTGCGTGTTTCACCTCGTAAAACACGTCTTGTTCTTGACCTTATCCGTGGTAAGGACGTTGCTGATGCAATCGCAATCTTGAAATTCACTCCAAATAAAGCTGCAAGTGTGGTTGAAAAAGTTTTGAATTCAGCTATCGCAAATGCGGAAAATAACTTTGGTTTGGAAAAAGCAAACTTGGTCGTATCTGAAACCTTTGCCAACGAAGGACCAACCATGAAACGGTTCCGTCCACGTGCCAAGGGTTCAGCGTCGCCAATCAACAAACGCACAACTCACGTAACCGTAGTTGTTGCAGAAAAATAA
- the rpsC gene encoding 30S ribosomal protein S3, with protein MGQKVHPNGMRVGIIRDWDAKWYAEKEYADYLHEDLAIRKFIKKELADASVSTIEIERAVNKVIVSLHTAKPGMVIGKGGANVDALRAKLNKLTGKQVHINIVEIKTPDLDAHLVGENIARQLEQRVAFRRAQKQAIQRTMRAGAKGIKTQVSGRLNGADIARAEGYSEGTVPLHTLRADIDYAWEEADTTYGKLGVKVWIYRGEVLPARKNTKGGK; from the coding sequence GTGGGTCAAAAAGTACATCCAAATGGTATGCGCGTCGGAATCATCCGTGATTGGGATGCGAAATGGTATGCTGAAAAAGAATACGCAGATTACCTTCATGAAGATTTGGCAATCCGCAAATTCATCAAGAAAGAATTGGCTGATGCTTCAGTTTCAACAATTGAAATTGAACGTGCAGTGAATAAAGTTATCGTTTCACTTCATACTGCAAAGCCAGGTATGGTTATCGGTAAAGGTGGCGCTAACGTTGATGCTCTTCGTGCTAAATTGAACAAATTGACTGGAAAACAAGTGCACATCAATATTGTCGAAATTAAAACACCAGATTTGGACGCACACCTAGTTGGTGAAAACATTGCTCGTCAATTGGAGCAACGTGTTGCTTTCCGTCGTGCACAAAAACAAGCTATTCAACGCACCATGCGTGCTGGAGCAAAAGGGATTAAAACTCAAGTATCTGGTCGTTTGAACGGTGCAGATATCGCCCGTGCAGAAGGATACTCAGAAGGTACCGTTCCGCTTCATACGCTGCGCGCAGATATCGACTATGCTTGGGAAGAAGCAGACACTACTTACGGAAAACTTGGTGTTAAAGTTTGGATCTATCGTGGTGAAGTGCTTCCAGCTCGAAAAAACACTAAAGGAGGCAAATAA
- the rplP gene encoding 50S ribosomal protein L16, with protein sequence MLVPKRVKHRREFRGKMRGEAKGGKKVAFGQYGLQATTSHWITNRQIEAARIAMTRYMKRGGKVWIKIFPHKSYTAKAIGVRMGSGKGAPEGWVAPVKRGKVMFEIADVSEEVAREALRLASHKLPVKTKFVKREAE encoded by the coding sequence ATGTTAGTACCTAAACGTGTTAAACACCGTCGTGAATTCCGTGGAAAAATGCGTGGTGAAGCTAAGGGTGGTAAGAAAGTAGCTTTCGGCCAATATGGCTTGCAAGCAACAACTAGCCACTGGATTACCAACCGCCAAATCGAAGCTGCCCGTATCGCAATGACGCGTTACATGAAACGTGGCGGTAAGGTTTGGATTAAAATCTTCCCTCACAAATCATACACCGCAAAAGCTATCGGGGTACGTATGGGATCTGGTAAAGGGGCGCCTGAAGGTTGGGTTGCACCAGTTAAACGTGGTAAAGTCATGTTTGAAATTGCTGATGTTTCAGAAGAAGTGGCTCGTGAAGCTCTTCGTTTGGCCAGCCACAAATTACCGGTTAAGACTAAATTCGTAAAACGCGAAGCAGAATAA
- the rpmC gene encoding 50S ribosomal protein L29, with protein sequence MKLKEIKEFVAELRGLSQEELAQKESELKKELFDLRFQAAAGQLDQTARLNEVKKQIARVKTVQAENK encoded by the coding sequence ATGAAACTTAAAGAAATCAAAGAGTTTGTTGCTGAGCTTCGTGGCTTGTCTCAAGAAGAACTTGCTCAAAAAGAAAGCGAACTTAAAAAAGAACTTTTTGATCTTCGTTTCCAAGCAGCTGCAGGTCAACTTGATCAAACTGCTCGCTTGAACGAAGTCAAAAAGCAAATTGCACGTGTGAAAACGGTGCAAGCAGAAAACAAATAA
- the rpsQ gene encoding 30S ribosomal protein S17, which translates to MERNQRRTLVGRVVSDKMDKTITVVVETKRNHPVYGKRINYSKKYKAHDENNTAKEGDIVRIMETRPLSATKHFRLVEVVEEAVII; encoded by the coding sequence ATGGAACGTAATCAACGCAGAACCCTTGTTGGACGTGTCGTCTCAGACAAGATGGACAAAACAATCACTGTTGTAGTTGAAACAAAACGTAACCACCCAGTCTATGGTAAACGTATCAACTATTCTAAAAAATACAAAGCACATGATGAAAACAATACTGCTAAAGAAGGCGATATCGTCCGCATCATGGAAACTCGCCCACTGTCAGCTACAAAGCATTTCCGTCTTGTAGAAGTGGTGGAAGAAGCTGTTATTATCTAA
- the rplN gene encoding 50S ribosomal protein L14, translated as MIQQESRLKVADNSGAREILTIKVLGGSGRKFANIGDVIVASVKQATPGAAVKKGDVVKAVIVRTKSGARRADGSYIKFDENAAVLIRDDKTPRGTRIFGPVARELRENGYMRIVSLAPEVL; from the coding sequence ATGATTCAACAAGAAAGTCGCTTGAAAGTTGCTGATAATAGCGGTGCTCGTGAAATCTTGACTATCAAAGTTCTTGGTGGTTCGGGGCGTAAATTCGCTAACATCGGTGACGTTATCGTTGCCTCTGTAAAACAAGCTACACCAGGTGCGGCTGTAAAAAAAGGTGACGTTGTTAAAGCTGTTATCGTTCGTACAAAATCTGGTGCTCGTCGTGCTGATGGTTCTTATATCAAATTCGATGAAAATGCAGCAGTTTTGATCCGTGATGATAAAACTCCTCGCGGAACACGTATTTTCGGTCCGGTTGCACGCGAATTGCGTGAAAACGGCTATATGCGTATCGTATCTTTGGCACCGGAAGTTCTTTAA
- the rplX gene encoding 50S ribosomal protein L24, producing the protein MFVKKGDKVRVIAGKDKGTEAVVLKALPKVNKVVVEGVAIVKKHQKPNNENPQGAIVEVEAPIHASNVQVLDKNGVAGRVGYKVVDGKKVRYNKKSGEVLD; encoded by the coding sequence ATGTTTGTAAAAAAAGGCGACAAGGTTCGCGTTATTGCTGGTAAGGACAAAGGCACTGAAGCTGTAGTTCTCAAGGCGCTTCCAAAAGTAAATAAGGTTGTGGTTGAAGGTGTTGCTATTGTAAAGAAACACCAAAAGCCAAACAACGAAAACCCTCAAGGGGCTATCGTTGAAGTTGAAGCACCAATCCACGCTTCAAACGTTCAAGTTTTAGATAAAAATGGCGTTGCTGGGCGTGTTGGTTACAAGGTTGTTGACGGCAAGAAAGTTCGTTACAACAAAAAATCAGGCGAAGTGCTTGATTAA
- the rplE gene encoding 50S ribosomal protein L5 → MANRLKEKYTNEVVPALTEKFNYSSVMAVPKVEKIVLNMGVGDAVNNAKNLEKAAAELALISGQKPLITKAKKSIAGFRLREGVAIGAKVTLRGERMYEFLDKLVTVSLPRVRDFHGVPTKSFDGRGNYTLGIKEQLIFPEINFDDVDKVRGLDVVIVTTANTDEESRELLTGLGMPFAK, encoded by the coding sequence ATGGCTAATCGTCTTAAAGAAAAATACACTAATGAAGTAGTTCCTGCTTTGACAGAAAAATTTAACTACTCATCAGTCATGGCCGTTCCAAAAGTTGAGAAAATTGTTCTCAACATGGGTGTTGGTGATGCTGTAAACAATGCAAAGAACCTAGAAAAAGCTGCTGCTGAATTGGCTCTTATCTCAGGTCAAAAACCATTGATTACCAAAGCTAAAAAATCAATCGCCGGTTTCCGCCTTCGTGAAGGGGTAGCAATCGGTGCTAAGGTTACTCTTCGTGGTGAACGCATGTATGAATTTTTGGATAAATTGGTAACTGTTTCACTTCCACGTGTCCGTGACTTCCATGGGGTTCCAACAAAATCTTTTGATGGACGCGGAAATTACACACTTGGTATTAAAGAGCAATTGATTTTCCCAGAAATCAACTTTGATGATGTTGATAAGGTCCGTGGTCTGGATGTTGTTATTGTTACAACAGCTAATACCGATGAAGAGTCACGCGAATTGCTCACAGGCCTTGGTATGCCTTTTGCAAAATAA
- a CDS encoding type Z 30S ribosomal protein S14, whose translation MAKKSMIAKNHRKAKFSTQAYTRCERCGRPHSVYRKFKLCRVCFRELAYKGQIPGVTKASW comes from the coding sequence ATGGCTAAAAAATCTATGATTGCTAAGAACCACCGCAAAGCGAAGTTCTCTACGCAAGCTTATACTCGTTGCGAACGTTGTGGCCGTCCACATTCAGTTTACCGCAAGTTTAAACTTTGCCGTGTTTGCTTCCGTGAATTGGCTTACAAAGGTCAAATCCCCGGCGTAACAAAAGCATCTTGGTAA
- the rpsH gene encoding 30S ribosomal protein S8, which translates to MVMTDPIADFLTRIRNANQARHEVLEVPASNIKKGIAEILKREGFVKNVEVIEDDKQGIVRVFLKYGQDGQRVITNLKRISKPGLRVYAKREELPKVLNGLGIAIISTSEGLLTDKEARQKNVGGEVIAYVW; encoded by the coding sequence ATGGTTATGACTGACCCAATTGCAGACTTTTTAACACGTATTCGTAACGCTAACCAAGCTCGTCACGAAGTACTTGAAGTTCCTGCATCAAACATTAAAAAAGGAATTGCTGAAATTCTTAAACGTGAAGGTTTTGTAAAAAATGTTGAAGTTATTGAGGATGACAAGCAAGGAATCGTTCGTGTCTTCTTGAAATATGGACAAGACGGTCAACGTGTTATCACAAACTTGAAACGTATTTCAAAACCGGGTCTTCGTGTTTACGCGAAACGTGAAGAACTTCCAAAGGTCCTTAATGGCCTTGGAATTGCAATCATCTCTACTTCTGAAGGTCTTTTGACCGATAAAGAAGCTCGCCAAAAGAATGTTGGTGGAGAAGTGATTGCCTACGTTTGGTAA
- the rplF gene encoding 50S ribosomal protein L6, which translates to MSRIGNKVIVLPAGVEITNKDHVVTVKGPKGELVREFDHNIEIKVEGNEVTLHRPNDSKEMKTIHGTTRANLNNMVVGVSEGFQKELEMRGVGYRAQLQGSKLVLSVGKSHQDEVEAPKDVTFELPSPTQIVVKGINKEVVGQTAAYIRGLRSPEPYKGKGIRYVGEYVRRKEGKTGK; encoded by the coding sequence ATGTCACGTATTGGTAATAAAGTTATTGTGTTGCCTGCTGGTGTTGAAATCACTAATAAGGACCACGTTGTAACTGTAAAAGGACCTAAAGGTGAACTCGTTCGTGAGTTTGACCATAATATTGAAATTAAAGTTGAAGGTAATGAAGTAACACTTCACCGTCCTAATGATTCTAAAGAAATGAAGACCATCCACGGAACAACTCGTGCTAACCTTAATAATATGGTTGTCGGTGTTTCAGAAGGGTTCCAAAAGGAACTTGAAATGCGTGGAGTCGGTTATCGTGCCCAACTACAAGGTTCTAAGCTTGTGCTTTCTGTTGGTAAATCGCACCAAGATGAAGTTGAAGCTCCTAAGGATGTAACGTTTGAATTGCCTAGTCCAACTCAAATCGTTGTTAAGGGAATCAACAAAGAAGTAGTTGGTCAAACAGCGGCTTATATTCGTGGGCTTCGTTCGCCAGAACCTTATAAAGGCAAAGGTATTCGTTACGTTGGTGAATATGTTCGTCGTAAAGAAGGTAAAACAGGTAAATAA
- the rplR gene encoding 50S ribosomal protein L18 → MISKPDKNKIRQKRHRRVRGKLSGTADRPRLNVFRSNTGIYAQVIDDVAGVTLASASTLDKEVSKGTKTEQAVVVGKLVAERAVAKGISEVVFDRGGYLYHGRVKALADSARENGLKF, encoded by the coding sequence GTGATTTCGAAACCAGATAAAAACAAAATCCGCCAAAAGCGCCATCGTCGCGTTCGCGGAAAACTCTCTGGAACTGCTGATCGCCCACGTTTGAACGTCTTCCGTTCTAATACAGGCATCTACGCTCAAGTGATTGATGACGTAGCGGGTGTAACGCTCGCAAGTGCTTCAACTCTTGATAAAGAAGTTTCTAAGGGAACTAAGACAGAACAAGCCGTTGTTGTCGGTAAACTTGTTGCTGAACGCGCAGTAGCTAAAGGTATTTCTGAAGTGGTGTTTGACCGCGGTGGATATCTCTATCACGGACGTGTGAAAGCTTTGGCTGACTCAGCTCGTGAAAACGGATTGAAATTCTAA
- the rpsE gene encoding 30S ribosomal protein S5: MAFKDNANEFEERVVAINRVSKTVKGGRNLRFAALVVVGDRNGRVGFGTGKSKEVPEAIRKAVDNAKKNLINVPMVGTTIPHEVYSNFAGARVLLKPAVEGAGVAAGGAVRAVVELAGVSDVTSKSLGSNTPINIVRATVEGLKQLKRADEVAALRGISVSDLG, from the coding sequence ATGGCATTTAAAGACAATGCAAATGAATTCGAAGAACGCGTCGTTGCCATCAACCGGGTTTCTAAAACTGTAAAGGGTGGACGTAACTTGCGGTTTGCCGCTCTTGTAGTGGTTGGTGATCGCAATGGACGTGTTGGCTTTGGTACTGGTAAATCTAAAGAAGTTCCAGAAGCTATTCGCAAAGCAGTAGACAATGCTAAGAAGAACTTGATCAATGTTCCTATGGTTGGTACAACAATTCCCCACGAAGTTTATTCAAACTTCGCTGGCGCTCGTGTCTTGCTGAAACCAGCTGTTGAAGGGGCAGGTGTTGCCGCTGGCGGTGCTGTCCGCGCCGTTGTGGAATTGGCCGGTGTTTCGGATGTGACTTCTAAGTCACTTGGTTCGAACACTCCAATCAACATTGTTCGTGCAACTGTTGAAGGTTTGAAGCAATTGAAACGTGCCGATGAAGTCGCTGCTCTTCGTGGTATTTCAGTTTCTGACTTAGGATAA
- the rpmD gene encoding 50S ribosomal protein L30 — translation MAKIKITLSKSPIGRKPEQRKTVVALGLGKLNSSVVREDNSAVRGMIKAVSHLVTVEDVK, via the coding sequence ATGGCTAAAATTAAGATTACTTTGTCTAAGTCTCCAATCGGTCGTAAGCCAGAACAACGCAAGACAGTTGTTGCTCTTGGACTTGGCAAATTGAACAGCTCAGTTGTACGAGAAGATAACTCTGCTGTCCGCGGTATGATCAAAGCAGTTTCCCATTTGGTAACTGTTGAAGATGTAAAATAA
- the rplO gene encoding 50S ribosomal protein L15, with protein MKLHELKPAQGSRKVRNRVGRGTSSGNGKTAGRGQKGQKARSGGKVRLGFEGGQTPLFRRMPKRGFTNINAKEYALVNLDQLNVFEDGTEVTPVVLKEAGIVRAEKSGVKILGNGELTKKLTVKAAKFSKSAEAAITAKGGSIEVI; from the coding sequence ATGAAACTTCATGAATTGAAACCAGCTCAAGGTTCCCGTAAGGTTCGCAACCGTGTCGGTCGTGGGACTTCATCAGGAAATGGTAAGACTGCAGGACGTGGTCAAAAAGGTCAAAAAGCACGTAGTGGTGGCAAGGTTCGTTTGGGATTTGAAGGTGGACAAACACCTTTGTTCCGCCGTATGCCAAAACGTGGTTTTACGAACATCAATGCGAAAGAATATGCTTTGGTGAACCTTGATCAATTGAACGTCTTTGAAGATGGTACAGAAGTAACACCAGTTGTTTTGAAAGAAGCTGGAATTGTCCGTGCTGAAAAATCAGGCGTTAAGATTCTAGGTAATGGTGAACTGACCAAGAAATTAACTGTTAAAGCAGCTAAATTCTCAAAATCTGCCGAAGCAGCTATTACCGCTAAAGGTGGTTCAATCGAAGTCATCTAA
- the secY gene encoding preprotein translocase subunit SecY: MFFKLLFEALRLKNVRRKIFFTIFMILVFRIGAYITVPGVNATSLENMKDLPFLNMLNLISGSAMGSFSIFALGVSPYITASIVVQLLQMDIYPRFVEWSKQGEVGRRKLNQATRYISLVLAFIQSVSITAGFNILASSKLLANPNPRTFAMVGLILTTGTVIVTWLGDQITDKGFGNGVSMIIFAGIIAQIPSAIKSIYNEYFVNIESGQMTNSFIYVGLLIFAVLIIVFFTTFVQQAEYQIPIQYTKLVQGAPTSSYLPLKVNPAGVIPVIFASSITAAPSSIITFLQSTNINLPWLDNLQELFSYQSPTGMAIYAVLIALFSFFYTFVQVNPEKTAENLQKNAAYIPSVRPGRETEQYLSSLLKKLATIGSLFLAFIALIPIIAQQMFNLSSTVALGGTSLLILISTGIEGMKQLEGYLLKKKYVGFMNAE, encoded by the coding sequence ATGTTCTTTAAATTATTATTTGAAGCATTGAGGCTGAAAAATGTAAGAAGAAAAATTTTCTTTACAATTTTCATGATCTTGGTCTTCCGAATTGGTGCTTACATCACGGTTCCAGGAGTCAATGCGACAAGTCTTGAGAATATGAAGGATTTACCTTTCCTGAATATGCTCAACCTGATTAGCGGTAGTGCTATGGGGTCTTTCTCAATCTTCGCATTGGGGGTTAGCCCGTACATTACAGCTTCCATCGTTGTTCAGCTTTTGCAGATGGACATTTATCCGCGCTTTGTGGAATGGAGTAAGCAGGGAGAAGTTGGTCGGCGTAAGCTCAATCAAGCAACGCGTTATATTTCCTTGGTTTTGGCTTTTATCCAATCGGTTTCGATTACAGCAGGTTTTAATATTCTTGCTAGTTCAAAGCTTTTAGCTAATCCAAATCCTAGGACCTTTGCCATGGTAGGTTTGATTTTAACCACGGGTACCGTAATTGTCACCTGGCTGGGGGATCAAATCACTGATAAAGGTTTTGGTAATGGGGTGTCGATGATTATCTTTGCTGGTATCATCGCTCAAATTCCTAGTGCTATTAAATCTATCTATAACGAATATTTTGTAAATATTGAATCAGGGCAAATGACAAATTCTTTCATTTATGTCGGACTTTTGATTTTTGCAGTCCTGATTATTGTTTTCTTTACAACGTTCGTTCAACAAGCTGAATATCAAATTCCAATTCAATATACCAAGCTGGTACAGGGGGCTCCAACAAGCTCCTATCTGCCGCTAAAGGTTAATCCTGCTGGTGTTATCCCTGTTATCTTCGCAAGTTCGATCACGGCAGCACCAAGTTCGATTATTACCTTCCTTCAAAGTACCAATATCAACCTTCCTTGGTTGGACAACTTGCAAGAGCTCTTTTCTTACCAATCCCCTACAGGGATGGCTATCTACGCTGTTCTGATTGCTCTTTTCTCTTTCTTCTACACCTTTGTACAAGTTAATCCAGAGAAGACAGCTGAGAATTTGCAAAAGAATGCGGCTTATATTCCAAGTGTCCGTCCGGGACGGGAAACGGAGCAGTATCTATCATCGCTTTTGAAGAAGTTAGCTACTATTGGCTCTCTTTTCTTGGCTTTTATTGCTTTGATTCCAATTATCGCCCAACAAATGTTTAACTTATCTTCAACCGTTGCTCTAGGGGGTACAAGTTTGCTCATCTTGATTTCAACTGGTATTGAAGGAATGAAACAATTGGAAGGTTATCTTCTGAAGAAAAAATATGTTGGATTTATGAATGCAGAATAG